One part of the Raphanus sativus cultivar WK10039 chromosome 7, ASM80110v3, whole genome shotgun sequence genome encodes these proteins:
- the LOC108817345 gene encoding serine/threonine-protein kinase D6PKL2, translated as MGSFAGKCEIVEEKEDHQNSFAYSTRSPTIPHSGSSLVDDKDLERPVLKLGYRGSLEDDINQLFESISIRTSGMIPSYQLGASSRNNNNSPLQRNARSPSKTVAEIKTVFEPPPATLKQSLRDLCVTKASETAASRRTTLKPSSRGGEEGKAVLVELLDEGQSSSTESSIAQQLRLLKIHSSSQNSMYCDEMVLKKDKSWSLDEAELSMAKRSFGSPTSMNNKTVVGLKSVRKVKLLYANTPTSTIVNGKRVAKLTRTIPRGGGAKPALRSKDSLKNKKKDTNVYEEVDGFYDPIAKELLCHRCHFTLKNTPTKEEPSKESLIAAELEPAPPCVKEGCSDEMASDFSSSSYESSHEIGETKLDKLRRSLDLMNQETSQGRSLGFEFDSKTLVKEEDTLSGKEVEQKESVYMSEQSVEIGSFSEKSVVMNPDSPPNKLTATEDVSEIENKGGECIGYNSSNTSEEEREQSNNDIMTRSSFGNRPHMSKDVRWEAIQHIRAQHGLGSLGLRHFNLLKKLGCGDIGTVYLAELTGTNCLFAIKVMDNEFLERRNKMSRAQTEKDILKMLDHPFLPTLYAHFVSDNLSCLVMECCPGGDLHVLRQKQPGRWFPEPAARFYVAEVLLALEYLHMLGVIYRDLKPENILVRDDGHIMVTDFDLSLRCTVSPTLLNSSSPLHGDAMMRLSSSSRTGSSCIEPSCFRPKLSRGSGTTKKKGKQHRVMMKKLKKSDLTARFKSLPQLVAEPTDARSNSFVGTHEYLAPEIIKGEGHGAAVDWWTFGIFLYELLYGKTPFKGASNEETIANVVRQSLKFPDNPNVSFQAKDLIKGLLVKEPENRLGTEKGAAEIKRHAFFEGLNWALIRCAIPPELPDFYDYGVPNHEGKGNYLDCKAVGEHLEFELF; from the exons ATGGGTTCATTTGCTGGAAAGTGTGAAATCGTTGAAGAGAAAGAAGACCACCAAAACTCGTTTGCTTACTCCACAAGATCACCAACCATTCCACACTCAGGTTCAAGCCTCGTTGACGACAAGGACCTGGAGCGACCGGTACTGAAACTAGGTTACAGAGGGTCACTAGAAGATGATATCAACCAACTCTTCGAGTCTATAAGTATTCGAACATCCGGAATGATTCCTTCTTACCAACTCGGTGCAAGCAgtagaaacaacaacaacagtcCTTTGCAGCGTAATGCTCGATCACCAAGCAAGACAGTAGCTGAGATTAAAACAGTCTttgagccaccaccagcgacgTTAAAACAGTCTTTGAGAGATTTATGCGTCACCAAGGCATCGGAAACAGCAGCTAGCAGACGTACGACTCTTAAGCCTAGTAGCAGAGGTGGTGAAGAAGGAAAAGCTGTTCTTGTCGAGTTACTAGACGAGGGTCAAAGCAGCTCAACAGAGAGTAGCATAGCGCAGCAGCTACGTCTTCTTAAGATACATTCTTCCAGCCAAAACTCTATGTACTGCGATGAGATGGTCTTAAAGAAAGACAAGAGCTGGTCTCTTGATGAAGCGGAGTTGAGTATGGCGAAGAGGAGCTTTGGTTCACCAACATCAATGAACAATAAGACAGTGGTTGGACTTAAGTCAGTTAGAAAAGTGAAGTTGTTGTATGCTAATACACCGACTTCAACCATAGTCAACGGCAAGAGAGTGGCTAAGTTAACAAGAACCATCCCACGTGGCGGTGGAGCTAAACCGGCGCTAAGAAGCAAAGATTCCTTGAAGAACAAGAAAAAGGATACAAATGTGTATGAGGAAGTAGATGGCTTCTATGATCCCATTGCAAAGGAGCTTCTCTGCCATAGATGCCATTTCACTTTGAAGAACACTCCAACTAAAGAGGAGCCCTCTAAAGAGTCTCTTATAGCAGCAGAGCTTGAGCCGGCGCCGCCGTGTGTTAAAGAAGGCTGTTCAGATGAAATGGCTTCTGATTTCTCCAGCTCAAGCTATGAGAGCTCTCATGAGATCGGTGAGACCAAGCTTGACAAGTTAAGAAGGTCTCTGGATTTGATGAATCAAGAGACCTCTCAGGGTCGTTCACTAGGGTTTGAATTCGATAGTAAAACCCTAGTGAAAGAGGAAGATACTCTATCAGGAAAAGAAGTAGAACAGAAAGAGTCTGTCTACATGTCGGAACAGAGTGTGGAGATTGGTTCTTTCAGTGAGAAATCTGTTGTAATGAATCCAGATAGTCCTCCAAATAAACTCACAGCCACTGAAGACGTCAGTGAGATCGAAAATAAAGGTGGGGAATGTATCGGATACAACAGCTCAAACACTAGCGAGGAAGAACGAGAACAAAGCAACAACGATATAATGACAAGATCTAGCTTCGGAAACAGACCTCATATGTCAAAGGACGTGAGATGGGAAGCTATTCAGCATATAAGAGCACAGCACGGGCTAGGTTCACTGGGACTCAGGCATTTCAATCTTCTCAAGAAGCTAGGTTGCGGGGATATAGGAACGGTTTATCTCGCTGAGCTCACGGGAACGAACTGCTTGTTCGCTATAAAAGTGATGGATAATGAGTTCTTGGAGAGAAGGAACAAGATGTCCAGGGCGCAAACCGAGAAAGACATTCTCAAAATGCTTGATCATCCGTTTCTTCCGACTTTATACGCTCACTTCGTTTCAGATAACTTGTCCTGTTTGGTTATGGAATGCTGTCCGGGAGGTGACTTACACGTCCTGAGGCAGAAGCAGCCCGGAAGGTGGTTTCCCGAACCAGCGGCTAG gtTCTATGTAGCAGAGGTGCTTCTAGCATTGGAGTATTTGCATATGTTAGGGGTTATATATCGTGATTTGAAGCCAGAGAACATATTGGTACGTGACGATGGACACATAATGGTGACAGACTTTGATCTCTCTTTAAGGTGTACTGTGAGTCCCACGCTACTAAACTCATCATCTCCGCTCCATGGAGATGCCATGATGAGACTCTCTTCTAGTAGCCGCACAGGATCCAGCTGCATCGAGCCATCTTGTTTCCGACCTAAACTCTCCCGCGGTTCCGGGACGACCAAGAAGAAAGGGAAACAACACCGTGTGATGATGAAGAAACTCAAGAAATCAGACCTAACCGCGCGGTTCAAGTCGTTACCTCAGCTTGTCGCGGAACCGACAGATGCGAGATCAAACTCTTTTGTCGGAACGCACGAGTATCTCGCACCCGAGATCATCAAAGGAGAAGGTCACGGCGCAGCGGTTGACTGGTGGACGTTTGGGATCTTTCTGTACGAGCTGCTGTACGGGAAAACACCGTTCAAAGGAGCTAGTAACGAAGAGACTATAGCTAACGTTGTGAGACAGAGCTTGAAGTTTCCTGATAACCCTAACGTGAGTTTCCAAGCTAAGGATCTTATAAAAGGGTTGTTGGTTAAGGAGCCTGAGAACCGGTTAGGGACGGAGAAAGGAGCAGCGGAGATAAAACGGCACGCGTTCTTCGAAGGCTTGAACTGGGCGTTGATACGGTGTGCGATACCGCCTGAGCTTCCTGATTTTTATGACTATGGAGTTCCGAATCATGAAGGGAAAGGTAATTACTTGGATTGCAAGGCAGTTGGggaacatcttgagtttgagttATTCTAG